Sequence from the Prunus persica cultivar Lovell chromosome G5, Prunus_persica_NCBIv2, whole genome shotgun sequence genome:
TCTGCAACCATTGTTGAACAAAGAAAGATCTTATACATTAACAGTTAGTGACAGTtgctttttaaatattttgccCTGATAATCATAGGTAAAATGCTATTGTTAATGTTGTTGTTGCGAATTCTTTTATAGGTTCATCATCATTTTGTGCGAATTTGATGTGCATTATCAGCGTTGTGTTGTGTCCTGTAAAAAATTTCCATTTGGGTACCATGGTAATTTTTGGATGTCGTCTGTAATACATGgtcttgtttcttcttctactaCAAGGGGGCTTATTTGAGTTGAGAGGTGTCGTCAAGTGCTGtatctattttctttcttttcattctCCATTTTGCGGACATGACATGCACATGCCGACCCTTTTAAaaagaggcattgcttgctgcAAACATCCTTCttgtggtggtgatgatgcattatgcataaacataataatacgcataaataaataaatactgctCTGCTCGCTGgggccttttcttttccatcttTTATCTAGGTTTCCTTGTTCCTTGcaccctctccctctccttccTTAAAAAAGCATTACCAAAGGAAACAATGAGCCATTCgacaaaaaacaagaaaagggaaaCAGAGCCAAAGAGGATTTGACTGACGGTCACCgcattcttgtttttttctcctcGGCCACTCGAATTAGAGGAGGAGAGGATTGCAATTTGTTGCCATACGTTTCGTTTAGAGCAGCTCCAGCGAGggagcccagcccgaggcgagggcaggaaaaaaaaaaaaagtcgctCCAGCGTACAGCCCAGGCCCGGGGgtggtgtgggacccaccaactcgggccagcccgaaggcgAGACCAGCCCGAGGTCCAACTCGCGtgttgctgacgtcagcctcgcgtcacgctgacgtcagcgcgccAGGTCCAAGGtacgctgccacgtgtcgcctccccagccttccgatctgcttctccaaattaatccaacggctgaggcttttttgggcaataaaaatatgaaaaaaaatcgtaaatgttttttaaaaattctaaaaaattctgatattttttttctataaatacctatcaatacccttcactttcaacaccaatcctcatacatttcattatacttctactattattcactctttactcaacattttcctctataccttatttccattttcaacatttaagtaaatgtctttgtccttttactttaatttatttttatattactccatttacttaagtttacaatgtaaataaggaagtaccccccatttggattcaaataaaaatactagaaaatcaaattcccaccaaatcaaaatatgaaaaatcggttttagtgcaaaatacgatttaggctaaaaatgatggctcattaagtcaatatatacttcatattaaaatcccataaaatcaagttttcttatttgatgtgtaaggaataaaagccgccaaaaattatcttgagaaaataattattccgaaaaaccatttttcatacttagccaatattgcacctccgctaaaaaaattatgggtccGCCCgtgtctataaataccaaccaatactcttcacttttaacaccaaatcctaatttttttttaaatgaataccaaccaatacaactaataaaataaaatcttatccgatatgaatagtattgacacgtaggaacccaaaaatcttatccgaaaatattatccaaattaattatttaagtaaaaaaaagttgtgaaaaaataaaaaaatgaatagtaattgcccttagccatggcaatgggtggaaactcaaaatactatttgcaagggcaactactattcacgtgaatagtggctgccctagctccccccttgccatggctaagggcaaatgggtggagttgctcttatgtAAAAGATAAAACTTTGGTGGTGGGATATATTATTCCtcgccaaaataaaaaaaaggcaagaagGAAAAGTTCGGTAGTTTATTATTGCGCTGCAGGAAGCAGGACGGAAAACTAGAAAAACGAAGAGCTGGGACACCTGGCGGCTAGAGACAATTTTACTAGTATGATATGATATGTACACAGTACATATCAGTCAGACGATTTTAcacataatttaaaattatatagtaGCCAATCAGTGTTCACTCTAATAACGCTCATAGTCGACTTTCTTAGAAGAAATCGCTTCAAATTTCACTGACGATAATAATtatttagggtttatttagtatcatattcaaaaaaataattcaaaaaaatgttttaatttttaaaatatgagtttttaaatattgattttaaaattttaaaacttgtttggtatcaaactttaaactatttttaagatctaaaaaaaaattgaattaaaattagAAACCTTAGATTCcctaattgaaattaacaaaaaaaagagaagaggagagagaggattGAAGGATGTGTGCTACTTGAGTttaccaggaaaaaaaatgacagagagagagagagagagagagagagagagagagagaggagagtgCAAATagagataaaaaaatttgtaaaacctcattttttttggtttttaataataagggtgtttttgaggtttttttatttgtttgtttggatttttaaaaatggatCTACTAAATGGGTTTTTATGACTTTGGACTAAATATCtgtttttaagtttataaaattaaatctaaataggataccaaacgagcccttaatTATAGACATCCATATTATGTGCTAGTAAATTTTGATTTAGTAAATGGTAATaccataaatattaaatttcaaataGCATTATTCCATCTACTTCCACTACATGTATGCATAAATGATTTAAAGTCATTTTGTtcccaaaaattgaaaacttgcGTGAtatatcatatcatgaaataagtgcaataaataaaataaatctacaaataaaagaaaaataaagaaaacaaggaCGGAAACGGAATATACATTACAATTTTACATACGAGatgaggtggaggtggaggtggggGCCGCAAAGAGGCAGAGTCGTTCGTTTGCGTGACTGTATTGAGGGAGAGTCTTCTTTTTAATATATGGaataaaatatcataaaaatgAATGAGTGCTGCTGCTGAGCTGAGCTGAGATGTGTCGGTAGTCGGTATCTCTCTCTTGCCCGCtgtcttcctcctcctctctcctctctcctctctcctctctcctcatCCTTCAAGTCCTCAACTCAACTGTATCATTCCGCGTCAGGGGaaatacatacaaaattaatataatactTTACCATTTCTATCTTTTTATATTcccaaattcccaaattcacaaattcACAGCTCTcgtctcttctcttcttttgggGAGACTTGGCTAGTTTGCTTTCTGcgtttgagaaaaaaaaaaaaaaaatcaaattttaataGAAATGCTGATGCTGCTTCTCCCGGACAGGAGAAGCATTTGACTTTTATGTAGACTCCATTTTTTGtagtttaatattttagttttGTATGTATGGATCTGCTTTTgtgtctctttcttttctaaaaCTCTTCTCaagaaagaaaccaaagaTTGGATTTGAGGGCAGCAGCAGCGGCTAATTAAgctataatatatacatatacatacaacaAAGGGAAGAGATCGGGGAAGAATGTCTCCTTCGAATACAAGGTCGGTGGAGAATGGCAAtaatggaggaggaggaggaggaggaggcaaGAATTTCATAGAGCACCAAGTCTCCAAGATGGACACACTTGCCGGCGTTGCCATCAAATACGGCGTCGAGGTTTCTAATTTTTCTCTGAAATCCCCCtgctatatttatatatgctcTACTCAAATCCCGTCGTTAAATTAATTTGTCTCAGTTTTCAAATCCTGTCTTTAATTAGTTCGTTCCCTGGCTCTGATTATTTCCCGCTCAGTTCTAGTCTATTGCTTCCTATTATTGCTATCATCAGCTGTAGCTTCATGCCCTCTTCTTCTTGGTCTTGTTCTAAGTTTCTCACTTTTCTGTAATGGTGTCGTGCTATTGCTAAAGAGTAAATGCCGATGATGctttgtaaatttgtaatgaAACAAACAGGTGGCTGACATTAAAAGGATGAATGGGTTTGCTACAGATCTTCAAATGTTTGCTTTGAAGACTTTGAAAATACCTTTGCCAGGAAGACATCCGCCATCTTCCCCTCTTTCTCTACGGTAATCAACATCTTCTCAATTCTTTCCTTTCCATAGTCTTTCATTTTATCCCGCCTCCTCTTCTGTTCTACCCGCTTTCTTCTTAACTCCAATTCCAAACAATCTATAAGCATGAAATACgaacaacaaaaagataatatcaaaTGTTACTATTACTTACATTTTCACATGCTACCTTTTCCATTGCAACTATAATACATCCACCGAAGCATCACCCTAAACATGCTATAGTTCTGCACCGGTCCTGCCTCTATATATGTAATCCATATCTAATGTACATCTGTTAttgctgaaaaaaaaaaactgaggtTACGGCTTCTGCCTTAAGAATTTGTAATCTGCAATTCTAAATTCCCACTGTTTCTGGTAGCTGGATGTTCAAGTGCATCAATCGATCTTAGTCTGTATTTATAAACATCAGTTAGCTTATAGTTTCTATGTCTTGCTGCAGCGAAAACAACACTGAAAAATCCACCCCATGTCTTGGTCGAGCTATTCTGCTAGAACCATTCCGCTCTGTCGGTTCAAAAGCTCCCAAAGAGAAAGTCACTACAGCAATGAGCACTTTACAAAAATACTATGGTCTAAGATCCCCAAATTTGGGGGATACAGCTGAAGGCATGGAGATGGCAGTCTACAGAAGTCGAAGTTCAGAATGCTTTAATGATGAGGTGCTGTCACCATTGTCTGAAAGTCACCCTAACAAGTCTAGGCATTCTTCAATTGATCTTTTAGCTGAGAATGGTGCAATGGCTGATTACACGCACCTTGCAGAACCTGGAAATGGGGAGGGTGAGAAATCTGATGAGAAATCGGTCCGAAGGCGTCAGAAAGCTGAAGTTGATAATGGTACTGGTACACCAGAAAGGCTGTTAAAAGGGGAAAACAGTGGTGGGAGCAGTGGTTTCTCTTCTTCAACAGGAAATGGTTTAGCCATGAGGCAGAAATCAGCAAGCCGAGCAGTACTGCAATCTGATTCGGAGTCAGGATGGTTGAACTCCATTCCAGTGGGATTAGGCGATTCTATCATAACTGACGAAATGGCTGTTGTTCGTAAATCATCAAGCACATCAAGCTTAAAAGACCAGGAGAGTAATAACACAGCATCAGTTTGGCCAACGTCAAGGTGGAGCTTGAAACAAGACTTGCAAGCTCTCTCAACTGCAACGATGGCTAGACCAATCTTTGATGGCTTACCGAAGCCAATAACTGGCCGCTGGAAAGCTGCCCTTGATTAGAGAAATTCATTTGCACTTTGATATAGATGATTTGTTTCCTTGCATTAGATCCAGTGGGCTGAAATATCTCAGCTACAAAATTCGCCAAAGTTATACATGATATAGCTGCAGTAAAATCAGAGGGGGAGAAGTATAGAAGGAGAATACGGTAAATAAAGATTTCTTTTCAACTAttggatgataatgatatgCAGCAATATGCTAAATAGCATTTCAAGTCTGAAGCAGTAGCTGCAGCAGCTTGAGAAAAGCTGTAATGGAGATGGTATGTgaccaaattatttattatttcgtTATTCTTGTGATGTGTTACTTTGTATCAAAAAATAGCAATCCCACTTGGACTGGGAATTTAAGTTAAGATCGGTCATGTTATCTTAATAAAGGTAGTAATGTCAAGCTGTGCATTACAGTACAATTGTATCATCGCTTGCTTATTGGCAATggagattgaattttttttggcacaACACTCTTGACTTACACTAATGCCTTTTCCCTTAACCTTTTAACTTGTGAAAATCACTAGTGCTTTTTTCCATGAAAGGCGTATGGATTAGCAATGGTAACGGGTTGGTTGTTGATTACAATACAGATGTGTTCCTTGCGATTGATGTTGTGTGGGCTGTAGATACTGAATTAATCCATCAATGGTTGGCTATTGCCTTGTATTGTAATTTACAGGTTCCTTCAAGTAAGGTTTCATTTCATGTGAAGCCCAATCCGAGCTTGCTTTGTGGCACAGGCATGTAAGGTTTTAGGTCGTTTCTTTCGGTGAAATAACCAGAACCAGCCAATTGTTCATTATAAGAAATCAACTTTCAAGTTTTAATTGACATTCAGCAATCAGCATTCAGCAGCATCAAATCATTATCAAATCAACTCATCAACATTAACATATCACAACCGACCTCTGCTTTGTTTTGCAGAATGTAGATCAGAATAAAACAAGCAAGCAACCACCCATGGGTTTGTTTATCACAGATCCTAATTCCTCCTCCCAATTCCTAAAGAATTATGAAATCACATATCCAGATTTGTGAAACCAATCACTCTTCACTGGATTGAACAACTAGAAAGAAAGTATGATTCTACGATTCATCAGAACAGACGTTGTTTTGATGGCCCGAAGGTGAGGGGTGATGCTGATGGTGGTGATCCTCATCATCGCTGTCGTCTTCGTCGAAGGGCTTCTGCTTGTGGAAGATGCAACACTTTTTGGAGCTCTTCTTTTGCATGAACTCGTTGTCCACCGTCCCCTCCTTCCATGTcacttgcttcttcttcttccgaTTCAGCCGCAAAACCAAAGCTTCCGATTGCGATGATGAAGATGCCGATGCCGATGCCGATGCCGATGCGTCGGGATTCTCAAGGGTGATGGTGGTCGTCACGCTCCCTCTCGTTATCGGTTGTGCTCTGCCGCCGCCGCTCATGCTTCGATGATTTCTTCGCAATCGCAAATCGCAAATCGCAAATCGCAAATCGCCCAATCGCTCAATCGCTCAATCGCTTGGCGTTTGTCCCGTTTACCTCGCTACCAGGTCTTAAACATCCGTCCGTGGACCGGCGCACCTTTgaccctttattttattttttataataaatgttTTTAGGGACTACTACTAATGATAATTGCTTTTAAATTTATGGATCTATACCTATtggtacttttcttttttacggAAATAAATTCTTATTCCTGGGGCTCTGCCcctttgttaaattttttttttaaatataaaaaaattaaaataaatcttAAAACCCTCAACACAATGCCGACAAGTACATTTTCTACATGTTGTGGGGAGCTCCAAGGGCTATGGCACTGGTGGATTTACCAATTTTGTAACTTTCATAACTTCTTGTTGGTGAGGCTTTACAACCGTGATCACAGAAATTACCAACGCATTTCACCCAGCACAATATTTCCCAAAGTAAAAAGGATTACAAGTTCATGAACAGTTTATTTGAAAGAAATACAaccttttaaagaaaattcatcGGAGAACTACTAAATGTAAATGCATGcactgaaaataaaagaaaagagagaaacaagaGAGTACCCACATGGACTAGCGGAGTGTAGAGTTTAGGGAAGTACAAGCATTCTGGTGTTCTTtgcattttactttttttttttcccttcccaAAATGTATTCCTTCTGTTGCAGTAATGATGGTAAGGCACTAAATTTATCATGAGATTCaaagttaaaattaaaattgctcAAATGTTACATTGTGAATCTTATCTATGTCTCAACGATACAATGAACAAAACCGTTGTAATTAACCGAGGCAAAAAAGACCGCAAATCCATTTAGGGGTTCCCGATCATATCAGTAAAGAGCCTTGAGTGCCACAAACCAACTCTAAAGGAAATCCATACGCCTTACTTACTATCACTAAAAACTATATTTCAAGACTCCAAGCTCTCAGGCTTTCATATATCATGTTCAATTACTGTCTTTTCTGTAGCAGCAGCAAGAGAGATAGATCTACCACCTATTATTAGGTGGTTTGACTTTGTAAATACGAACAATCCAATTAGATGTCGTGAATGCCTCTTCCAGATGTTCAAGTTTGATATCCttatttccaatttcaacCCCCCGTGCACGATCATACCTGTCAAAAGCCCgcaacaaaaaaccaaaaaataaaaataaaaaatcagcaATTTGACATGAAAATTCCAGACTTGATACACCTAATGCACTGGAAACAAATAACCTATTCAAGACAGATGAAACTTACCCGGGTGGTTTGCCATACTCTGTCGTCAGCTCTCCAAATCGATAGTAAGACAGCTTGTACCTAATCGccaacaaaattgaaagacAAATCATTTTTGTACAGAACTTGACATCATACAAAGAATGGAACATCAATAGTATAATAATttcccaaataaataattcactGAAGGATCTAAGATTAATTTTAAGTGAGAAAGCACCCAGTAAATCCCACATTAGAACCAGTGGTCCAGCAGAATGAAACTCCGTTTACTTTCCGTTATAGCTCGCTTACATCAATCAGTAGGCATTAGTGTTTGCACCCAAAACATTGTCAACACAATCATCTCTTCGACAAATTTCAAGCAAATGTAATATGTTAATTTAGTTTAAAGAAGAGTATGTTACGTTATTACTAAAAGTTTGAAagaattcattcataaaaGAACAACCATAATAATCATATGCTCCAGCATAAAATGCTCATTTtacaataattttcttttctttctccccCACAAATATGCACAAATTGTTCTGGATTACGGAACTCCTTTGGACACCTGTGCCTTTTGTTTTACTATGTTGATAAATGAAGTACGGTgtcgaagggaaaaatatgaaattattaGCTGTGTTAAGAATTCTTAAATGCACCTACACATGACATAGGTTTACACATCTTAGCTGTGTTATGAAACTTACATGAGGCAGTTCAACATCTTGGGTGCTGCACCTTTGTCAACCCGATATTCACCATTAACGAGGTAGTCGGGCTCCTTAATCACAGGAAACACTCCACCCCCAATTCTCACCATCCACAGAAATCTACAATGGACAAATTGTATTACTATATGATGAAAGCAGAATGACAACACCCAAAATATTACTTTCAATTAAGTTGAACAAAAGGGTTCTGAAAATGAATCAGAAATATTGATAGAGTAAAGAGAAACACACAAGCATAACTGCACTGCGCCACCAACACAATCATCAAATGCTTCTACAAGTATTATCAAATAACAAGagatatttcaaaattttcatgaaaTTCATATGAACTTACTTGTTGATATCATCAGAAGAATAACCAGTAACACCACCAAATACAACTAAGACATAATCCACATCAAGCGATCTCATTATCTCATATGCCTCATCTTCATAAGATGACATTGCACGCCCAACCGTAGCAATGTGTGTATTGTTCCAGGTGTTATTGTCAACTATGACAGTTCTGTTTCCCATTGCAGTGATTTGGTACCCATAATCCCACCATGACATCACTTTAGCATCTGGAGGAGTATTCTGACGAAGCCAAAAGTATGCCTCACGATAGTCATCAAAAATGACCCTGTTCCCATGGGCACCTCTTGCAGCCAAAACAATTGAGGGAGATGAGTATGCCTCTGAAGTGACCCAGGTACAGTGGGTTGCATACTTACTAAGCAAGTAAAATGCACCAAAAAGTAAGACGGTAGCACCATTTCTTTGAAAAGGCTGAGATTGATCAACAGAGCCCTGTTTGTAAGACAAATGTGAGCAATGATACTTGTTATgtactataattttaaaacaaaaacaaaaacaaaaactagtgTTTGAtataaacccaaaacaaagaaaaatcaaaacggACCAGAATTCCAGTACTAACTAACTATGGATCAAAATTTGACAGCAAATATTTattcagaaaataattttcttttcgaGATTTGAATATCAGCCATTGGATTTGGTTCAAAAAGTTGGTGAGTATGGATTCTCTACTCAGCAATAagcaagaaatcaaaattgtataatgtatatgtatgtttgtttgtttgtatgcgtgcatgtatgtatataaagGAGGAAAGATCTCACCTTCGAAGAGCCTTTTGTGCTGCTGCCTCCTTTGGTGGAACCCGTCTGGGGAACTTTGTTCTTTGCCCTTACCAACTGTGTCAAATTCTTTATAGTAGCAGAGACAGCAATGGCACTAATAAGACAAACTGCAGGTGTGGCAACAAGAATTAACCGAACCATGACACCAGCGAAATACATGCTTGTAAGACCATACATAACTATAAATATAGTGGCATCTGACAACCGCTTGAAGCAGAAGTAGAGACCAGCAGGGAAAAGGAAGAGTAAGATATGGAAATCAAACATAAAAGATGACCAAGCCGTTGGCTGATGCTCAGAGACAGATGCAATAATGGGAATGTGATCCTTGGCATATGTTGGGTCTAGCAAGGAATAAAACCGTCCGGTCCATGGAGAGATATACCCAGATGCAGTGCCGACTCCCAAAGCAACGGCACCAATGCCTACTGCACAGGTGACAGTGATCCTTAGAAAGGCTTGAAACATCTTTGTGTCACTCAGTAGGTGCCTGACCCAATCTAAGAAGTAAAATACCTGCCAACACCATCCCCACGCACcaccaaagaaaaatgaataaagAAGTAAATGAATCGGGTAAGTTAATTTATACTTTAACAATCTGTAAAATGACCAACGTGGTTACAAGGCTATCTTATAATAGAGATTTATTGGACTATATGTCATACCATATACACTGAACGGAAGCGGAAACATGCAAAACACTTTATATAATTGATAAGAGTAAATTGAATGTGCATGGAAAAGCAAACCTGCATCAAGAAGAAGACGCCCATGGCAGCCATATGCTCGCCAGACTGCACGTGCTGAAAGCCGACAAAGCGAATTTGCATAGCGAGCAACATTCCGATAATATAAGTGCAATTGTAGGCGACATACAACCTCATGGAATAGCGGCCGGTGATCAAAAGCACCAAAACGTAAAGCGGAATCAAGTTGATAATAAAGACATAACCTCCCCAAGCAGAGACCATGTAGAAATAGCCGAACGCCGAGGCCAAGGCCCAAGCGAGCGAGCCGGTGTTGACGGCCTTCACAAACAAGTAAAAGGTCAAGAGCAGGGCGAAAATGGCGACACCCTCATTGTCATAGGAGCCGGCAACCGATCTGGAGATGTAACCGGGGCAAATGGCGATCAAAGCGGCGGCAACAAGGCCGGCGCCGGTGTCCCAAATCTCTTTGCCGAAGAAATAGGCGACGAGGGTGGTGTTGGAGGCGAAAAACGGCGCCGTTAAAACGCAGACCTCGCGAATGTGAACGGCGAAGCTGAGGAATCGGAGAGTCCAGTAGATGAGGGCGGCGGTGACCATGAGGCCGGGGTAGAGGGTGCCGCCAATGATCCGGCCGAGGGGGTACCAGCTCTCGGAGTCGAACCAGTTCCAGAAATCGTAGAAGCCCTTCTCGGTCAAGTAGAGGGTAGTGCGATAATTGAAATAGGGATCGAACTCGTGGATCATGGACTCGTAGCGAAGGACGCTGAAGAGGCGCGTAATGAAGGCGAGGATGTAGACTAAGCAGAGGATGGAGACTCGGATCAGGAGCTCCTGCTGCTTGGTTTTgagttttagggttttgaatgaGAGGTTGTTGAGGAGATCGGGTTTCAGCCCTGACATGGAGGTGGCCGGGGACGGAGATGGGCCGGTCTTCGCAGTGGCTGTGCCGTTGACCGGCTCAGGTTTTCCGACCATGTCTCCTTTGAgaattgaggaagaagaggaaaatgagTTATGGATTTGGGGGGTTTGCTTTCAGAGTTTGGGATTTGGCATTTGGATTGGGTCTATGAGAGTATGATAAGACTGAGACTGAGACACCACTCCAGTGAGCAGACACTAGACAGGGAAATGTAGACACTGATCTGCAAACTGTATAGATAGATTCATAGATTCATAGAATGAATGACTTGGAGGGCTCTCATTGtttagggagagagagggagactAGACATTTGGACTTTTTTATGGGCCATCTCTTGCCTCAAACTggtctttctttgtttctcttttccttttgttgggCCGGCCTCTCACCCCATATGCtgcttttcaatttcatgccTTGCCATTAGTGTATGAAGTATTTACTACTTCAGGCAAAGTTCTAGGTTCGAGTCTTAGTATTCGTGttatgtgtgtgagtttaatatactATCGCTTATTTTTATAGGAAATgtcctaaaaaataaaataaaataaaataaaataaaataagctaGAAGAAGGGATTGTTCCTGATTTTTGCTGTGTTTACTAAAATCAAGAGGCTTGAAACTATTTTCAAGtataaaattcataatcaAATACTTTGGAAACCATACACGTTCATTATCTCAGCATTGTAAAAAATTACGGTTGTGCCCAATGTGAAACtaggaaaatagaaaaaacctGCGCCCGCGGGTTTTGGTCCAAAAAAGCCCACCCTCCCTCTCGATCTGTCCTGCAAccggtctctctctctctctcattctaTCTCTCTTAGCTGAGCAACAGTCGGTGATTGCCACTGCCTCCCTGAAGCTGTCAAAGAAGATGTTCTTCCATATAGTGTTGGAAAGAAACATGCAGCTTCATCCTCGTCACTTTGGCCGCAATCTCCGTGAAAATCTCGTGGCCAAGCTCATGAAAGATGTTGAAGGCACTTGCAGGttccccctcctcctcctcctcctcctcctcctcctcttcttcttcttcttcttcttcttattaaaTACAATATAACGCGTGcgattttcttttgcttttttttttggttgccttGTAGCCCTGCGAAATTTAAATCCGAGGAAAACTTAAACCTTTcgattctctttcttcttttcactttatttGCTACATGCTTATTTAGGAACCGAAACCCTTATCTGTTCGATTATGTTCTAAACTTGggtaaacaaaaacaaaccaaaaactgAATCTTGTTGTCAGTCCCTTTGTAGACGCAGTAATGTTAAATACATTGAAGTTTGACCCGATATTAATTTATAGATAAATCCCAGATCACGTTGAGTTTGTTGAGGGGG
This genomic interval carries:
- the LOC18776985 gene encoding dolichyl-diphosphooligosaccharide--protein glycosyltransferase subunit STT3B, with product MVGKPEPVNGTATAKTGPSPSPATSMSGLKPDLLNNLSFKTLKLKTKQQELLIRVSILCLVYILAFITRLFSVLRYESMIHEFDPYFNYRTTLYLTEKGFYDFWNWFDSESWYPLGRIIGGTLYPGLMVTAALIYWTLRFLSFAVHIREVCVLTAPFFASNTTLVAYFFGKEIWDTGAGLVAAALIAICPGYISRSVAGSYDNEGVAIFALLLTFYLFVKAVNTGSLAWALASAFGYFYMVSAWGGYVFIINLIPLYVLVLLITGRYSMRLYVAYNCTYIIGMLLAMQIRFVGFQHVQSGEHMAAMGVFFLMQVFYFLDWVRHLLSDTKMFQAFLRITVTCAVGIGAVALGVGTASGYISPWTGRFYSLLDPTYAKDHIPIIASVSEHQPTAWSSFMFDFHILLFLFPAGLYFCFKRLSDATIFIVMYGLTSMYFAGVMVRLILVATPAVCLISAIAVSATIKNLTQLVRAKNKVPQTGSTKGGSSTKGSSKGSVDQSQPFQRNGATVLLFGAFYLLSKYATHCTWVTSEAYSSPSIVLAARGAHGNRVIFDDYREAYFWLRQNTPPDAKVMSWWDYGYQITAMGNRTVIVDNNTWNNTHIATVGRAMSSYEDEAYEIMRSLDVDYVLVVFGGVTGYSSDDINKFLWMVRIGGGVFPVIKEPDYLVNGEYRVDKGAAPKMLNCLMYKLSYYRFGELTTEYGKPPGYDRARGVEIGNKDIKLEHLEEAFTTSNWIVRIYKVKPPNNRW
- the LOC18776199 gene encoding uncharacterized protein LOC18776199, with amino-acid sequence MSPSNTRSVENGNNGGGGGGGGKNFIEHQVSKMDTLAGVAIKYGVEVADIKRMNGFATDLQMFALKTLKIPLPGRHPPSSPLSLRENNTEKSTPCLGRAILLEPFRSVGSKAPKEKVTTAMSTLQKYYGLRSPNLGDTAEGMEMAVYRSRSSECFNDEVLSPLSESHPNKSRHSSIDLLAENGAMADYTHLAEPGNGEGEKSDEKSVRRRQKAEVDNGTGTPERLLKGENSGGSSGFSSSTGNGLAMRQKSASRAVLQSDSESGWLNSIPVGLGDSIITDEMAVVRKSSSTSSLKDQESNNTASVWPTSRWSLKQDLQALSTATMARPIFDGLPKPITGRWKAALD